TAAAGTAGGCAATCCAGTCTCCGAGGTTGATGTATTTTGCATTCTGACCCAGATCAAGGACCATGGGAAGGTGCCGGTGCCCGTAAATAAAATAATCAATCTTTTGGGTCTTCAGCTTTTCTTTGGAATAAATAATCAGAAATTCTTTGTCTTCCCCTAAAAACGCTTTGTCTTCATCACCAGAAATCATTTTGTTCTTCTGAGACATATACAGGGCGATCTTCATCGCCACATCGGGATGAAGCCATTTGAAAAACCATTGCGCCACAGGGTTCGTAAAGACTTTTTTCATTCTTTTATAACCTTTGTCTCCAGGTCCGAGGCCGTCTCCATGGGCCAGTAAAAACTGCTTTCCACCCATTTCAAAGTACTGTTTTTTATAGAAAACCGTACACCCGATTTCTTCTTCCAGATAATCCTTCATCCAAAGGTCATGGTTCCCTACGAAAAAATAAATATGGATCCCACGGTCTTTGAGTTCCGCAATTTTCCCTAAGACCCGCACGTACCCTTTCGGGATCACGTGTTTCCATTCATGCCAGAAATCAAAAAGGTCACCCATTAAAAACAGTACCTGTGCATCATGCTTGATCTCATCCATCCATCGGATAAAAAGCGCCTCCCGCACCTTACTTTCTTTTGGCGTAGGAGCACCGAAATGCTGATCTGAAGCAAAGTATACTTTTTTCCCGGGCTCTAAGTTAATGGTTGTCTTTAACACCTTTTATATTTTTGCTGAACATCATTACTGGTTATCTTCCGCAAACCATTCCCCGTAAGAGTTTTCGGTTTCATGAAGTTTCAGGTAAGCCAGGGAAACCCCTTCCGGAAGGCTTCGTTTTATTTTTGAGGCAATGGCATACAGCATATTTTCGCAGGTCGGCTGAAAGCTGCAGTAAATTACTTTATGCCCCTTATTTTCAAGATCTTCGCCCAATTCCCGGTGCGGCGTCAGCGCGTTGATTAACACGGCATGGTCCCAGACATCTACAATCTCAGATTTTACGATACTTTTGATATCACTAAAATCCACCACCATCCCGTTTTTCGGGCTATCCAAATCATTAACAGGCTTTCCTTTCACCGTTACAAACAGCTTATAGGAGTGTCCGTGCATATTTTTACATTTCCCGTCATAATTATACAGCACGTGAGCCGTCTCGAATGTAAAAATTTTTGTAATACATATCATAATGCAAAGATAAGGAATTTGGTTCGTTTCGCTGATCTATTTCCGCGGAGTGAGAAATCTGATCTGCAGTAATTGGAGCGGAAAAAATTCTGAAATTCTGAATAAATAATCAGAGCCTATCCAGCCAGGCACTTTCCAGTCTTTTAATTCTCTGCGTTTCTTTGTCAATAAAAACCCATAGCGTCAGCGAGTCCACCACCAGTTCACCATTACGGTAAAACTCAACTTTTCTTGGCTGGCGGATTCCTTCGGGAGGTTTGGGATAGGTTTTAACGGTAATAATATCCCCTAAATAGACCTGTTTTTTGTACCGGATATGATGATCAATGAGCATCCAGATGTCATTAGGATACCCCAGTTGATGTTTCACGGAATCCCAGTGCTCACCGGCAATCTCTTCAACCCAATGGACATACTGAACATTGTTCACATGGTTATTCCCGTCAATATGCTGCCCGGTTACCTGTATTTTCTTTTCATAAATCAAACCCATCATCAAATATAAAACTTTTAAATTTTATGTTTTCCCATTATTTCGATTTCATTACTCATTCGGAAGCAATCAACAGAAATAATTATGCAGGGTATTTTTTGCTTAATTAAGTAAAATACTTAATTTTAATTATTAAATACACACAAATGATTTTAGACCTGCTCTTCCCGAACCGCTGTCTTGAATGCAACCGGATTATTGACGGAGACTTACTTGTTTGTAATCTTTGTTTCGGGCACCTCCATTTTACCCACCAGGCATATGCTGATATTACGTACATGCAAGAAAGATGTAAACTGCTGTTCCCTGTAGAACACGCTTTTGCCCTGATGAAATTTGAAAATGAAAATGTCAGCAGGAAAATAATCCACGAACTAAAATATAAAAGCAGGAAAAAAGCCGGGAAAATTATTGCAGGCTGGACCGCAGAACGGCTGGATTTTCCAGAGAAAAAGCCGGACGTTTTGGTAACGGTGCCGCTGCATCCGAAAAAGTTAAAGGAAAGAGGATACAATCAGCTGCATTTATTTACGGAAACCCTATCGGAATTCTACAATATTCCTTTTGACCATGGTCTGCTTAAGAGAAACCATTATTCAAAAGCGCAGGCATTAAAAAACAAGCAGCACCGCCTGGAAACTGAAAATACATTTTCCGTTACAAAAGATATTTCAGGAAAGCATATTCTACTGATTGACGATGTATTTACCACCGGAAATACGGTAGCCAACATAGCATGGGAAATCATAAAAGCTGGAAATAATAAAGTAAGCGTTCTGGTCATGGCTGTAGATATTTAAATTCCTGTTTGAAAGGAATTATCCGAAACTTTCAATTGATAATCTTTTATATCAGATATAATCAAGTGTTTAGATGTAAATTTCTTCCAGATTAGGGTGACCACGCAGATTTTTTGCCTGCTATATCTAAAAAGCAGTGAAAATAGAGTTAAAGTAATCTTCAATGCTAAAGCTTGACTTGACCTGTAATATAAAACCTTTGGAGTTATATCATTTATTATCTCTGAAGCTTTTCTCCGTAACTTAAGTCGCCTGCATCACCCAATCCCGGGGAAATATACCCTTTTGACGTCAGGTTTTCATCAATGGCACCTACCCATATTTTTGCATCGGGATAAGCTTTTTCGATGGTTTCAACGCCCTGTCTTGAAGCAATGGCAGCAACTACATGAAGCTGATCAGGAATCCCGTTGGTCAGCAGGTCTTTAATGGCTTCAATTAGAGAAGCACCTGTTGCCAGCATCGGGTCTGCCACTATCAAAGGCCTTCCGTTGATATCCGGGCAGGTTAAATAATCCTGTTTGATCGAGAAATAATCATTGGCATCGTGCTTTCTGTAGGCTGCCACAAAACCGCAGTCTGCTTTATCAAAATAGTTCAGGATCCCTTCAAATAAAGGAACTCCGGCCCTCAGAATGGTTGTAATAACCGGCTGAACAGCAATTTCTATTGTTTTGATGGTATCCAAAGGAGTCCGGATCTCTATTTCTTTATACTTCAACGTCTTACTGATCTCAAAAGCAGCAATTTCCCCGATCCTTTCCATATTTCTGCGGAACCTCATCCGGTCATGCTGGATCTCCACGTTCCTGAGTTCATTGATCCAGGAGTTCACAAGTGAAAATTGTTCTGATAATACCATGGTATTCATTATTGAAAGCTTTGTTTAAATTTATAAAAATTTAAGTAAGAATAAAATCCCTTTCAGAAAAATCTGAAAGGGATGGTAAATTATTTCTGTCTGAAATAGACTTCAATCGGAACACCGGTAAACCCGAATTCTTTTCTCAGCTGGTTTTCAGTAAATCTTTTATAAGGTTCCTTTACATACTGCGGAAGGTTACAGAAGAACACAAACTGCGGTGACGGCGTAGGGAGCTGCACACAGTATTTGATCTTGATGTATTTCCCTTTGTTTGCCGGCGGCGGCATGGCTTCGAAAATCGGCAGCATTACTTCATTCAGTTTGGAAGTCTTGATTTTCTTTTTACGGGCTTCATACACTTCCATTGCCAACTCAACGGCTTTCAGGATTCTCTGCTTGGTCAGCGCTGAAATGAATAAGATCGGAATGTCATTGAACTGGCCGATTTTATCTTTGATCTGGTTTTCGAAATCACGGATGGTATTGGTCTTTTTATCTTCAATAAGGTCCCATTTGTTAACCAGTATAACAATCCCTTTTCTGTTTTTCTGGGCCAGGCCGAAGATATTCATATCCTGGGATTCCCAGCCCTGTGTGGCATCTACCATGATGATTACCACATCAGAATACTCAATGGAACGGATGGAACGCATCACGGAATAGAATTCCAGGTCTTCGGAAACCTTGGATTTCCTTCTCATCCCGGCGGTATCCACCAATACAAACTCGTGCCCGAATTTGTTGTAAAGGGTCTGGATACTGTCTCTGGTCGTTCCTGCAACATCGGTTACAATATTTCTTTCCGCATCCAGCAAGGCATTCGTTAACGTGGATTTCCCCACATTCGGGCGGCCGGCAATGGTAATTTTCGGCAGTCCCTCAAACGGGTCTTTATATTCTGTAGTCGGGAAATCTTTAACGATATCATCCAGGACCTCACCGGTTCCGGAACCCGTTGCAGAAGACAGGGTGTAATATTTTTCAATGCCCAGCTGATAAAATTCCGTTGCAGCAACCTCTTCTTTTGAAGAATCCACTTTGTTAATCACAATGTAAACAGGCTTGTTGGACCTTCTCAACATCTCATGGATTTCATAATCCGTATCGGTAAGGCCTTCTTCCACGTTCAGCATGAAAATAATGGAAGTAGCTTCATCAATAGCCAGCTGCACCTGCTTGGAGATTTCCCCCTGGAATACGTCATCATTATTTACATCATACCCTCCGGTATCAATAACTGTGAAATCTACTCCGTTCCAGTCGGATTTCCCGTAATGGCGGTCTCTGGTAACACCGGCTGTAGAATCTACGATGGCTTCTCTTCTTTCCAGTAAACGATTAAAAAGTGTGGATTTTCCTACGTTGGGGCGCCCAACGATTGCGACAATATTCGACATAAAAATGTTTAATAATCCCTCGACTCAGCTCAGGATGGGTTATTAATGGGTTTCTCCAACTTTTGGAGCCCAATTTTTTGCAAAGATAGGATTTTTATTTCAATTGATTTTCAATGACAAAGGGAAATTGCCGGCCCGATGAAACCATCGTATCATAGATCACTCACTCTGTTATAACCAAACCCTGCTCCATAAATCGTTGTTTTGATTTTGAAAACTTTCTTTAAAATAATGATTTGACTATCAATAAATAACACTGAAAGCACTCTTTTTCCACGACCGATCTGGATTTTTAATTTTTATATGTAAAATAATTTCTATAATTTCGCATCATCAAAAGAGAGACCCATGGTGTAACGGTAGCACTCTGGTTTTTGGTACCATCAGTTGGGGTTCGAATCCCTGTGGGTCTACGAAAGCCATCTTTGAAAAGGATGGCTTTTTTAGTTAAAGCTAGTAAGAATCGATAAAATTGATCCTAAATTGAAATTGCAAATAAAGCAGCCATTACTGACCGCTTCCTGTTCCTAACTCATCGATACTTTCCAATCTTTCATCAGATCAATAAGTTCCTGTAATGGCATTTTAAAGCTTTGGTTCGCTTTGTCTTCAGCTAAAAAATATGCGGTATCATTTTCTATATCTAAATTCCCATTACCATAAGCAATATCCCAGTTATTCCCCAGAGGAGCAATAATTTCTTCCCACGTTTTTGCCCCGCTTTTTACATTTTCCAAATCATCTATCACTTCCTGTATATCGTCTAAAAAGCGGAATTGACCAACGAAAAGGCTTAATAATATATATTTATCATCCGTAGCTACCGGTCCCGTAATTTCTTCTCCGTCTAACAGACTTTTTGTTTTAAAATTTATTTTATTCATTTTAATAATTTTTATTTAAAATAGATAAACGCTGTAGTTATTTCTCTACTTTTTGCATCAATGTAAAATTTATATTCAAGTCTGGTTATAAAGTTTCCATAAATGCCTACATTTAATGTTTTCTGCCGGAAGCCATCAATTTTAGGTTTCAGACCAAGATTTTCTAAAGCCTCTGCCGTTTCTCTGCTGAAGCCCAATTCTAAGAAGTCTTTGGGTTTGGAAAGTTTATATCTTGCTTTTAAAAACCAAATCTGTTACGGGAATTTTTTAAAATAAAAGCAGCCATTGCTGACTGCTTTCTGTTCTAACTCATAAATACTTTCCAATCTTCCAATAGGTCGATAAGTTCTTGTAACGGCATTTCTAAATTTTGAAAAGGAGTAGAACTATCTGCAATAAAATAGGCTTTCTCTTTATCACATTTAAAATCACCTGCATCGTTAATTTGCAAAAACATCCAAGGATTTATAATTTCCTTCCAGGTTTTATTACCATTTTTTACAGAGTTTAGCATATCTATAATTTCTTGAATATTATCCGGAAATCTATACTGTCCTATGAAAAGGCTTAATAATATATATTTATCGTCCGTAGATTTTACAACTCTGAAATCTACATCGACTTTTTTAAATTCTATTTTCTCCATAATTTTAATGTCTAAATACTATATGCTTTTTGGAAAGTTTATATTGTATGCTTAAAAAACTGTTTTATATAAAAGTCTCAAAATTTTTTATATCTGTTTTAAATAGAAAAAAAGCAGTTCGAAGACTGCTAAAAATTAATTTTCTATAATTTTTTTTATATCCTCTAAGATACTTCCTTGATATTCTTCTATGGAATTATAATTCGTATCACAGATTATCATTATTTCTTTTGCTTCTTCAAAAGTTATTTGAGGAAAATCCTTTCTCATTTTCTTCATAGATTCTAAAGGAGACAAAGTTTTTTTATATTCTAAATAGATTTCAAAAACGTTTTTCCAATTTGCTGATAATAATTTTTTATGTTTCATAGGGGGATTCAAGTGATAAT
The sequence above is a segment of the Chryseobacterium sp. JJR-5R genome. Coding sequences within it:
- the der gene encoding ribosome biogenesis GTPase Der, which translates into the protein MSNIVAIVGRPNVGKSTLFNRLLERREAIVDSTAGVTRDRHYGKSDWNGVDFTVIDTGGYDVNNDDVFQGEISKQVQLAIDEATSIIFMLNVEEGLTDTDYEIHEMLRRSNKPVYIVINKVDSSKEEVAATEFYQLGIEKYYTLSSATGSGTGEVLDDIVKDFPTTEYKDPFEGLPKITIAGRPNVGKSTLTNALLDAERNIVTDVAGTTRDSIQTLYNKFGHEFVLVDTAGMRRKSKVSEDLEFYSVMRSIRSIEYSDVVIIMVDATQGWESQDMNIFGLAQKNRKGIVILVNKWDLIEDKKTNTIRDFENQIKDKIGQFNDIPILFISALTKQRILKAVELAMEVYEARKKKIKTSKLNEVMLPIFEAMPPPANKGKYIKIKYCVQLPTPSPQFVFFCNLPQYVKEPYKRFTENQLRKEFGFTGVPIEVYFRQK
- a CDS encoding thioesterase family protein, with amino-acid sequence MMGLIYEKKIQVTGQHIDGNNHVNNVQYVHWVEEIAGEHWDSVKHQLGYPNDIWMLIDHHIRYKKQVYLGDIITVKTYPKPPEGIRQPRKVEFYRNGELVVDSLTLWVFIDKETQRIKRLESAWLDRL
- a CDS encoding 6-carboxytetrahydropterin synthase; translation: MICITKIFTFETAHVLYNYDGKCKNMHGHSYKLFVTVKGKPVNDLDSPKNGMVVDFSDIKSIVKSEIVDVWDHAVLINALTPHRELGEDLENKGHKVIYCSFQPTCENMLYAIASKIKRSLPEGVSLAYLKLHETENSYGEWFAEDNQ
- a CDS encoding UDP-2,3-diacylglucosamine diphosphatase, with amino-acid sequence MLKTTINLEPGKKVYFASDQHFGAPTPKESKVREALFIRWMDEIKHDAQVLFLMGDLFDFWHEWKHVIPKGYVRVLGKIAELKDRGIHIYFFVGNHDLWMKDYLEEEIGCTVFYKKQYFEMGGKQFLLAHGDGLGPGDKGYKRMKKVFTNPVAQWFFKWLHPDVAMKIALYMSQKNKMISGDEDKAFLGEDKEFLIIYSKEKLKTQKIDYFIYGHRHLPMVLDLGQNAKYINLGDWIAYFTYGVFEHEFELKTFGLENA
- the upp gene encoding uracil phosphoribosyltransferase, with the translated sequence MNTMVLSEQFSLVNSWINELRNVEIQHDRMRFRRNMERIGEIAAFEISKTLKYKEIEIRTPLDTIKTIEIAVQPVITTILRAGVPLFEGILNYFDKADCGFVAAYRKHDANDYFSIKQDYLTCPDINGRPLIVADPMLATGASLIEAIKDLLTNGIPDQLHVVAAIASRQGVETIEKAYPDAKIWVGAIDENLTSKGYISPGLGDAGDLSYGEKLQR
- a CDS encoding ComF family protein, encoding MILDLLFPNRCLECNRIIDGDLLVCNLCFGHLHFTHQAYADITYMQERCKLLFPVEHAFALMKFENENVSRKIIHELKYKSRKKAGKIIAGWTAERLDFPEKKPDVLVTVPLHPKKLKERGYNQLHLFTETLSEFYNIPFDHGLLKRNHYSKAQALKNKQHRLETENTFSVTKDISGKHILLIDDVFTTGNTVANIAWEIIKAGNNKVSVLVMAVDI